A portion of the Scylla paramamosain isolate STU-SP2022 unplaced genomic scaffold, ASM3559412v1 Contig13, whole genome shotgun sequence genome contains these proteins:
- the LOC135097179 gene encoding uncharacterized protein LOC135097179 — MPKTEDLERRRRLRGTARGKLTRKCNLLSEQVKQGKPSSIIEDYYEEVKDAFRELERRHEDVMDALCESDQEEEDFNGKLKNEEQYIVQAELLKTGACETLLQLCKKEKETALTDSATKVKVKPIEPPKFEGDIRQYQTFRSNYDKIMTVNYGENAFALKQCLSGEALSVVHGVDDDYKEMFRRLDQRYADPVRLTDTVINQLQELKPIAEGNTGKFVETVEVIEKCWTDMSKNNLEVQMSTVIVISLIEKILPPQQKREWTKIYQNLSNKVNAFPELLKYLKEEKNVLDYIDKDVRKRSHNSKATVHSVEVKEDDSQIMRTLQKLQLQQAEHQANMESIMQKFTQTLSSGGSQVGRHRQNYGNPNFCWYHNSDSHTISRCNTFHNLEPSNKMEVLRKNHVCFHCLAMGHSSKDCQEKRSCYMKLGNGNVCGKPHHPRLHYLLYQNDINIHTNKSDGCTLLMIGQVNCKDDSLVTLFDPGSTSSLVTHRKARDLGLCGTPYNITMTTVGNVSDTVFTKMYKMPLVDETGKQYLIQCVGMDEITSEVNPVPMDIILSQLGVSQSMHIFRPHGRVDLLIGADSCDIIPTTVKTVGKLQLMKGPFGYCVRGSHPELKNEYTEHYVAQVNHMSLTSNTFEIQGEICRTFKEDIDNLFAMDHLGTNCRPKCTNCINCKDCNRETHITVKEEEEMKLILSGLEYQEKEKTWTVHYPWIKDPHHLPNNFGVALMKLKGTEKRLKKLGSRSTENYKVQIDDMLKRGVARKLNREELNWYKGPVHYLSHHEVLKQSSASTPTRIVFNASASYNGHVLNNYWAKGPNVMNSLFGLLLRFREGSIAFVGDIAKMFNSIRLSEFDSHVHRFLWRDFEDRAPDHYALTAVPFGDICSPAIAILAMRQTAEKCKEEFPEAANVIVQDSYMDDIIHSMNDTEKASQIIKDVELILNRGNFHMKEWIISGKTQVGNDVDLSGIPGEKVLGLVWNPVEDEISFKMKMKSTCKQTCSVEVKSNSDEPQNPLTKRKALSYISTIFDPMGFVTPVTLRGKLLMRQIIEYIDENGRKLDWDDPLPEEFIGKWYKFCHDMHELGTIKLPRCICNAELVEPTLILFNDASTLAYSACAYARWRVGKDKYQSKLLAAKSRLAPIKTQTIPRLELSSAVLSVRLRNTIMNETNIRFDHVHHFTDSEIVLSQITKHNIKAGTYVANRIVEIKESSLSNEWHWISTEVNIADLMTRSSKFVDMGPTSCWQCGPTFLELPFSQWPMKSISPTPEIKSIINTAEVNNWHINDCNMFDIDRFNSYRKIIGVTARVLNALHARSFKGILASPTVDQLKQAEILWIKRAQISLTDNWEKRFKRLGPFCKDGIIYVGSRIAAWLKNNYNNEAFILLPTKHRLTEVCIKDIHDKDHGGIESTLCKLQAKFWIPQARKLIKSVKSRCVTCRRLEKQVIGQSMGPVPEERLKPSPPFYHSALDLFGPLMIKDTVKGRCKKKVYGVVVNCLSTRASYVDLVEGYDTDSLITTLRRFTAIRGFPHSMYSDHGSQLKLASKEVCFLTQDQEKLSQFSREGGMEWKFTKSADAPWENGCSEAMVKLVKRVMTRVIGDSTLTFGELQSAMFEIANMLNERPIGMKNGSDCTKGSYLCPNDLILGRASVHTPEGVFDSSTNTRTRQRFINAIVKSFWKKWMMHYFSTLIVQQKWHCEKRNLRVGDIVLVQDSNNLKGHWKLAEVCQVLPSSDGKVRDVQIRYKLQSGNSMYKGHQDIKVNRSVHKLVLILPIEEQ, encoded by the coding sequence ATGCCCAAGACGGAGGACCTTGAGCGCCGACGGAGACTACGAGGGACAGCCCGTGGAAAGCTAACTAGGAAGTGTAACCTACTCTCTGAGCAAGTGAAGCAGGGTAAGCCATCTAGCATTATTGAGGATTATTATGAGGAAGTAAAGGACGCTTTTCGGGAACTCGAGAGACGACACGAGGATGTGATGGACGCATTATGTGAGAgtgatcaagaggaggaggactttaaTGGAAAACTTAAGAATGAAGAACAGTATATAGTTCAGGCAGAATTGTTGAAGACAGGTGCTTGTGAGACTTTATTACAGctatgtaaaaaggaaaaggagacagcCTTAACAGATAGTGCAACTAAGGTTAAGGTGAAGCCAATAGAACCTCCTAAATTTGAAGGTGACATACGCCAATACCAGACATTTCGCAGCAACTATGATAAAATAATGACTGTCAATTATGGGGAAAATGCCTTTGCCTTAAAACAGTGCTTATCAGGTGAAGCGCTAAGTGTAGTACATGGAGTAGATGATGATTACAAGGAAATGTTCCGTCGTCTTGACCAAAGGTATGCTGATCCAGTTAGATTGACAGATACTGTTATCAACCAACTGCAAGAATTAAAGCCAATTGCTGAAGGCAATACTGGTAAATTTGTAGAAACCGTGGAAGTCATAGAAAAGTGCTGGACTGACATGAGTAAAAATAATTTAGAAGTACAGATGTCCACTGTAATTGTGATAAGCTTAATTGAGAAAATACTTCCACCCCAACAAAAAAGAGAGTGGACTAAGATCTACCAAAATCTGTCAAATAAAGTAAATGCTTTTCCTGAGTTGTTAAAGtatttgaaggaagaaaagaatgtccTTGATTATATAGACAAAGATGTTCGTAAGAGGTCACATAATTCCAAGGCTACTGTTCATAGTGTAgaggtaaaagaggatgacagtCAAATTATGAGAACATTGCAAAAGTTGCAACTTCAACAAGCAGAACATCAGGCTAACATGGAAAGTATAATGCAGAAGTTCACTCAAACACTATCTAGTGGGGGTTCACAGGTTGGACGTCATAGACAAAACTACGGAAACCCCAACTTTTGTTGGTATCACAATTCTGATTCGCACACTATCAGTCGCTGTAACACATTTCATAATTTGGAACCCTCAAACAAGATGGAGGTTTTACGGAAGAACCATGTTTGTTTTCACTGTTTGGCAATGGGACACAGTTCTAAGGATTGTCAGGAAAAACGCAGTTGCTACATGAAGTTAGGAAATGGTAATGTTTGTGGTAAGCCACATCATCCGAGACTTCACTATTTGCTTTATCAAAATGATATTAATATTCACACCAACAAGTCAGATGGTTGTACTTTGCTGATGATTGGTCAAGTTAACTGTAAAGATGACTCATTAGTAACTCTTTTTGATCCCGGCAGTACAAGTAGCTTGGTGACTCATCGCAAAGCACGGGACTTAGGATTATGTGGCACACCATATAACATCACTATGACAACAGTTGGAAATGTAAGTGATACTGTATTCACTAAAATGTATAAAATGCCTCTTGTAGATgagacaggtaaacaatatttaaTACAATGTGTAGGAATGGATGAAATCACTTCAGAAGTTAATCCAGTCCCTATGGACATAATTCTTTCTCAGTTAGGAGTTTCTCAGTCAATGCATATTTTCCGTCCTCATGGGAGAGTTGATCTTTTGATTGGTGCTGACAGTTGCGACATCATTCCTACAACTGTTAAAACTGTAGGGAAATTGCAACTCATGAAAGGTCCCTTCGGCTATTGTGTCAGAGGATCGCACCCAGAACTCAAAAATGAATATACAGAGCACTATGTGGCTCAAGTAAACCACATGTCCTTAACATCTAACACTTTTGAAATTCAAGGGGAGATCTGTAGAACTTTTAAGGAGGATATAGATAATTTGTTTGCAATGGATCACCTAGGCACAAATTGTAGACCCAAATGTACCAATTGCATTAACTGTAAAGACTGCAATAGAGAGACGCACATAactgtaaaggaagaagaagaaatgaaattgATTCTCAGTGGACTTGAAtatcaggagaaagagaagacctgGACTGTACATTACCCTTGGATTAAAGATCCACATCATTTGCCGAATAATTTTGGGGTAGCACTAATGAAACTTAAAGGTACGGAAAAGCGACTGAAGAAGTTGGGCAGTAGGTCAACAGAAAATTACAAGGTACAAATTGATGACATGTTAAAGAGAGGTGTTGCTAGAAAACTAAATAGGGAGGAGTTAAATTGGTACAAAGGTCCAGTGCACTATTTGTCTCATCATGAGGTGTTGAAACAAAGTTCAGCTTCCACCCCTACTCGCATTGTATTTAATGCTTCTGCCTCATATAATGGTCATGTGCTGAATAATTATTGGGCTAAGGGTCCCAATGTAATGAACAGTCTTTTTGGTCTTTTACTTAGATTCAGAGAAGGTTCCATAGCATTTGTTGGAGATATAGCCAAGATGTTTAATAGCATCAGGTTATCTGAATTTGACAGTCACGTACACAGGTTTCTTTGGCGAGACTTTGAGGATCGGGCCCCAGACCACTATGCCCTCACAGCAGTTCCCTTTGGAGACATTTGTAGTCCGGCTATTGCTATACTTGCTATGAGACAAACAGCTGAGAAATGCAAGGAGGAATTCCCTGAAGCAGCCAACGTAATTGTGCAAGATAGTTACATGGATGATATCATACATAGCATGAATGATACAGAGAAGGCTAGTCAGATCATAAAGGATGTTGAGCTTATTCTGAACCGTGGAAACTTTCACATGAAGGAGTGGATCATAAGTGGGAAGACCCAAGTTGGAAATGATGTGGACTTGTCAGGTATACCAGGAGAAAAGGTTCTGGGATTAGTATGGAACCCTGTAGAAGATGAAATAAGTttcaagatgaaaatgaaaagtacgTGTAAACAGACTTGCAGTGTTGAAGTTAAGAGTAATTCCGATGAACCACAAAATCCACTAACTAAAAGAAAGGCTCTTAGTTACATATCAACAATATTTGATCCCATGGGGTTTGTTACACCAGTGACTTTACGTGGTAAACTGTTGATGAGACAAATCATTGAGTACATTGATGAGAATGGACGGAAATTAGACTGGGATGATCCTTTACCTGAGGAATTTATAGGGAAATGGTACAAATTCTGTCATGATATGCATGAATTGGGAACTATTAAATTGCCTAGATGCATTTGTAATGCTGAATTAGTTGAACCAACCCTGATACTGTTTAATGATGCGAGCACCCTAGCATATTCTGCGTGTGCTTATGCACGTTGGCGTGTTGGGAAAGATAAGTATCAATCAAAGCTACTTGCAGCCAAAAGCAGACTCGCACCAATTAAGACACAGACTATTCCCAGACTGGAGTTGTCCAGTGCAGTTCTTAGTGTTCGCCTCCGCAATACAATAATGAACGAAACTAACATCAGATTTGATCATGTTCACCACTTTACTGACTCTGAGATTGTGCTTtcacaaataacaaaacacaatatTAAGGCTGGAACTTATGTTGCAAATAGAAttgtagaaataaaagaaagctcCTTGAGTAATGAATGGCACTGGATCTCGACTGAAGTAAACATAGCTGACCTAATGACCCGTTCAAGTAAATTTGTTGATATGGGTCCAACGTCATGCTGGCAGTGTGGACCCACTTTCTTAGAATTACCATTTTCTCAATGGCCCATGAAGTCAATCTCTCCAACACCAGAGATAAAGTCCATCATTAACACAGCTGAAGTAAACAACTGGCATATTAATGACTGCAATATGTTTGACATAGACAGATTTAATTCATACCGCAAAATTATAGGAGTCACTGCAAGAGTTTTGAATGCCCTTCATGCGCGTTCTTTCAAGGGAATCCTGGCATCACCAACAGTAGATCAACTTAAACAAGCAGAAATATTATGGATCAAAAGAGCCCAGATTTCTTTAACAGACAACTGGGAAAAAAGGTTCAAGCGGTTAGGTCCATTTTGTAAGGATGGAATAATATATGTAGGATCAAGAATTGCTGCATGGCTGaagaataattacaataatgaaGCTTTCATTCTACTTCCCACTAAACATAGACTCACAGAGGTGTGCATTAAGGATATTCATGATAAAGACCATGGAGGGATTGAATCTACTCTATGTAAACTACAGGCTAAATTTTGGATTCCTCAAGCTAGAAAGTTAATCAAATCAGTTAAATCTCGCTGCGTGACATGCAGACGTTTAGAAAAACAAGTGATTGGACAAAGCATGGGACCAGTACCAGAAGAAAGGTTGAAACCTTCACCTCCCTTTTACCATTCTGCTCTTGATCTATTTGGCCCATTAATGATTAAGGATACAGTCAaaggaagatgtaaaaaaaaggtgtatgGTGTTGTAGTAAATTGTCTCAGCACAAGAGCATCATATGTTGACTTAGTAGAAGGGTATGATACTGACAGTCTCATCACTACTCTTCGTAGGTTTACAGCCATCAGAGGCTTCCCTCACTCAATGTATTCCGACCATGGTTCACAACTCAAATTGGCAAGTAAAGAAGTTTGTTTCTTGACTCAAGACCAGGAAAAATTATCACAATTTAGCCGAGAAGGCGGTATGGAGTGGAAATTTACAAAATCTGCTGATGCTCCATGGGAGAATGGGTGCTCAGAAGCTATGGTAAAATTGGTGAAGAGAGTTATGACCAGAGTAATAGGTGACAGTACATTGACATTTGGTGAATTACAATCAGCAATGTTTGAGATTGCAAATATGTTGAACGAGAGACCAATAGGTATGAAAAATGGTTCAGACTGTACTAAGGGATCTTATCTTTGTCCAAATGATCTAATACTAGGGCGTGCAAGTGTACACACACCAGAAGGTGTATTTGACAGCAGTACAAACACAAGGACTCGCCAAAGGTTCATCAATGCAATTGTAAAATCCTTCTGGAAGAAATGGATGATGCATTATTTTTCAACATTAATTGTACAACAAAAATGGCATTGTGAGAAAAGAAATCTCCGAGTGGGAGATATTGTTTTGGTGCAGGATAGTAATAATTTGAAAGGGCATTGGAAACTTGCTGAAGTGTGTCAAGTTTTACCGAGTTCTGATGGTAAGGTTAGAGATGTACAAATTAGATACAAGTTACAAAGCGGAAATAGCATGTATAAGGGTCATCAAGATATAAAGGTTAACAGATCTGTCCACAAACTTGTGTTGATACTTCCGATCGAAGAACAataa